A portion of the Mesobacillus boroniphilus genome contains these proteins:
- the ypfJ gene encoding KPN_02809 family neutral zinc metallopeptidase, whose translation MQWKGRRASSNVEDRRGMGGGGMLMGGGLGGIILLVIMTFLGGGDMGDVVNNMTNGGNQSPAPYEQTAQEEELAQFVSVVLADTEEVWSEVFAEQGMEYQEPTLVLYSGSVQSACGMAGSQVGPFYCPGDQKLYIDLSFYNELQTKFQAPGDFAMAYVIAHEVGHHVQTLLGTTDKLNSLRGRLDQTEFNKYQVRFELQADYLAGVWAHHAQGMGVVEEGDLEEAMNAASAVGDDTIQKRSQGYVVPESFTHGTSEQRKSWFYKGYKAGNLKQGDTFNTREF comes from the coding sequence ATGCAATGGAAAGGCAGAAGAGCGAGCAGCAATGTGGAAGATAGGAGAGGGATGGGCGGAGGAGGCATGCTAATGGGCGGCGGCCTTGGCGGTATTATCCTATTAGTGATCATGACTTTCCTTGGCGGAGGCGATATGGGGGACGTTGTCAACAATATGACAAATGGCGGAAACCAGTCACCTGCTCCATATGAGCAGACAGCACAGGAAGAGGAACTTGCCCAATTTGTTTCAGTGGTCCTTGCTGATACAGAGGAAGTATGGTCCGAGGTATTCGCGGAACAAGGCATGGAGTATCAAGAGCCAACACTTGTTTTGTATTCCGGCAGTGTCCAGTCAGCCTGTGGAATGGCTGGCTCGCAGGTAGGCCCTTTTTATTGTCCGGGTGACCAAAAACTCTATATTGATCTCAGTTTCTACAATGAGCTTCAAACAAAATTCCAGGCACCTGGTGATTTTGCGATGGCTTATGTGATCGCCCATGAAGTTGGTCACCATGTTCAGACTTTATTAGGAACGACCGATAAACTGAATTCACTTCGCGGTCGTCTGGACCAGACAGAATTTAATAAATATCAAGTCCGATTTGAGCTGCAAGCTGACTATTTAGCAGGAGTATGGGCTCATCATGCTCAGGGAATGGGCGTCGTGGAAGAAGGTGACCTTGAGGAAGCTATGAATGCTGCCAGTGCGGTCGGGGATGATACGATACAGAAGCGATCACAGGGCTATGTCGTTCCCGAAAGCTTCACACACGGTACGTCAGAGCAGAGGAAAAGCTGGTTCTATAAAGGCTATAAAGCTGGCAACCTTAAACAAGGTGATACGTTTAACACAAGAGAATTTTAG